CAGGGGCAACGTTCAGGTGTCCGACCTCCGCAGGAACATCGAGAGGTCAGAGCAGCCGTCGTCTCAACCCCGCTAGGCTCTAAATAGTGCTCCCATTCAGCACCAACAGCGGTGATTCATGACTGGTCCATTCAGCAGCCCGCCCTCTCCTCAGCTCTCCCTTCACCACTCTCCCTGCAGACCTTGTTTTCATGTGGCGGGGTGTCAAGAGACTCTGAAACAGAAGCGGCTGTGAGAGCACATATTTGTGCGTAACCATGGTttaaaagaggagggaggaggaggaggaggaggaggagaagcacaAAAATATATCCCACCAAAAGGTTCTTAAGGGCACACATAATCACTAGTATATTTTGGAGTTTGGTATCGGTCTATTTGTTTTAACTtcatataacaaataaaaacaggatgCTTTAATATGTTGATGATTACTcgtttgacaaacaaaaatgacaaacatggtTGGTTCCAACTGCTCAAAATTGAAGAGTTGCTGCTCTtctctattttatattgttagAAACAGgatatctttgagttttggacagCTGGTTTAACATATAGAAAGACATTTGATGACCTCGACCTTAGAATCAAGGACACTGCTTTTTTGCCATTTCACCAAatggttaaatgaaaaaaaaaaaaagtaacaaatttTTCCAGgattttttactgaaatttgtgACTTCAATCTTAGGGTGTTTCAGATTTCTCTCCTACAACTTTAGGTCTTTATTATCCAAGgttttcttgtaaatttgtgatttttttttatctcataaatTTAAGACTTTACCCTCCGAGTTTGTTCTCagactgctctctctctctggctctgtttttttttttagctaaaaaGGTTCTCATACGCTGCTGTAGTTTTAACCCTGACCATGTACGTGTCCTTAGACACTGTAGCCCTCAGTTTCCTGCAGCACTTTCTTGCGTTTGACATATCACTCTCATCCCTCCTCTAGACTGAAGCCTTCGCTGCCCTTTATCTCGTGGAACCAGGAAGGTTGGAAGACGGGCCTGTGTTCGGTGCCTCCCGTGGGTCACTCCCACTCTCTGCTGGCCCTGGCCAACAACACCTGTGTGAAGCCCACATTCATGGAGCTGAGGGAACGCTTCACCAAGCTCTACAGGAAGAAGGTGCAAAGCTATTGTATGTTTTCATAGACCATCCGAAGATTCAGCCAGGGAATATATCATTTATCAAGTAAAACCATCAAATATTTTCTCGGTACATCGTGCCAAATGTGTGGATTACAATCACTTATCATAGAAtacctttgtttttttgacaattgGTTAGAAAGTATAAGCAGACATACTGTAGCTCTCTGTTTTTATAACTTATATGTGCTCAGACTTAATAACTTAACAGCACATTgttctccctccttttttttctccgaaGGCTCACCTACACCACTACTTGCATGTAGAAGGGATGGAGCAGAGCTTCTTCTCAGAGGCCGTCAGCTCACTCAGCTCGCTGATCGAAGAATACGACCATCTGGATGCCACCAAAGGGAGACTAATGCCTGATGCACCCAGACTCAGCATTGCCAGATGAAGGTCCGCTCTGTTGTAAATCTTTGTGTAGCTGTCAGACCCTTTGACTGTCAAATTCTATGGCAGAGATTAAGGACTTCACTCAACACAAATCTTTTGTATATACCTTTATAAGTTATATATCATTCTCGTCTGATTTATGACCTGATTAAAATGTTctctgtgggggaaaaaaaaaaagcaggaacaacaacaactcaatCTATAGTGTGACCTTATTTGCCATTTCTTGGCTCCCTGACCGTAGTATTATGAGGTACTGTTAATGTTTCAACATCTGCTATTACAGTTACATGCACTGGCCATATTCCTTGATGTTATTGCACATACATTTCCTGAAGACAGAGTTCATAAAAGCTTTTATCACAACTAGAACTCTTCTATTTATCACTGATCCCAGCCACTCGTCCTTATGAAAAGAGGTTTTGTcgttttcagttttcttttttttttaaacttctatAAGCACATCGCTGCTGCTGAGTGGAACTTAATGACCAGAGTAAGCATATGTTTCTGTCCTTAGTCCGCCACAGCAGGGATCACATCCAGCGTCTGTGTCTTGGTTGGATCTGTTAGAGTAGCCGCAGGTCAGAAAACATGTCGCCTGGATCGTTGCACTTCCTCTGGCACACGCAAGACGTGATCCACTGCATCTTCCACTGTGTGTTGGAGCCCCCCTTGCACGTGAAGTTGACCTTGATCAGGCTCGACTTGTTGGGGACACAGCAGCGCTTGTCTGTACAGACACCACAGTACGTGGGCTTGAACTTTTTGGTGCTGATGCAGCCCGAGAGTTTCAGCTTCTCCGCTTTCTTGGCTTGGAATTTAGGCCGGCATGTCTTTCCCTTTGGCATCTGAGAGGggaaaaacaatgatttttatAAGTATATTCATTGGATATTATACATTTCAATACTGCAACCGAATTTGACAAACTTGTCACCTTAACACTCCTCATCACGCTCTTCTCACACGGCCGCAGCAGACACAGGCGTCGGTCCTTCCTCATCTCGCACTTGCCGTTGTCGTTGTTGACGCGCACAGAGATGCCCAGGCCGCAGGTTTTGGAGCAGGGGCTCCAGGGAGTGGTCTGGATCAGACAGTTCTTCTTCCAGGCTAAAGGAGGATCCCTGTAAGCTTTCAGTATTACAGTTAAAGGGCACTGTGTCAACAACACCCCACGGTGAGAACTAGTCTGTGTGCCAACGTACTTCAAAGCAGAGCACAGGCCCCAAATACTTCACTTCTTCTACCAAAATTCTAAACATTTTTGAGCTGCACTTACAAGAGTTAAGTAGAATGAGAAGAGTAGAAAGGGGCATTTAGCAAAACAGAAATTATACTAAGGTTTCAGCTTCCTCGTGTATGTCTGCTCTTGAATTTTGAATCCAAACAATGTGCTCCGTTTCTCCACGGTGAGAAATAAAATTTGAGTTTCCCTACAGATTATGATATAGAATAGGTTTTCCTGCAGAGTTTCATGCCAAGCAAAGCAAACCAACTACACTGGTACATTACAGTGAAATATACGGtgcttttaataaagtgagTCGTCCCTCCTCCTGCTAATAACTGGAACCATCCATCTTTTCTGTTTCTTGCCGTGAGGCACTCACTCCTCCCACCGCCAAAGTCATGAAATGCCCACGCCCCTTTCCCCTAACCAGCTAACTCGGACAGCTATTGGCATTCCAGACCAGAAGGGCCGGCACTTCTGCCCAGGTTTactccataaacacacacctgaCATGTAGCTCGTGTCCTGCTGGTGCTTCTTTTGGCTCTGGCCACTGCGAAGTCCGGCTGGCATGTTGCCCATAAGCGGGGCAGGGCCCAAGAGACCAGCAGGCTTCTGGATGAAAGCGGGGGTGCAGCCGATGGCTCCGGCAATACATGTGCACTTatagagggggctgggctggaAACCCTCTCCGTTCTCATAGTGGGCCCCATTCAGGTCGCAGCCTACTGCCATCAGGTCTGAAAGAATAACATGTCAGAGCTCCAGTACTCACTGATGCAGGCAGCGAAACTCTCTGGATGATGTTACTGTTAATCTTAAATGTTGTGTAAGACTTGTACATAACTAAATTTGTTCTTTTTGGGATGATCTATGACACAATTATGTTTACAAACTAAagttccaaaaaataaaatctggcATTCATTTCTTTGCAAAAATGTTCCAATCACAcgataaaagtaaataaaagccAATGCGTATTCATTAATTAACACATTGATTGCACGTGGGTTCGTAAAGCACAAGAAAAACGTTAGCTGTGTAGGTCGCTTTATTGATAACAATGTGTATCTGTTCAAGCTTGTGAAATTGTTTACTTAAGAACACGCCTGAAATGCTCATAGAGCATAGACTGTAGACATGAAGACGTAGTCACACTGATgttacccattggtttgtggactgccgtttggAAGCcttaagtttgacattttgggcgTAGCCATCTTAggtttttggaaccagaagtgaccatattaggaacGAGGCAGGGCCAGGTACCGTTAGCAGCAAGCGCTATCTAGCTCAGGAAGCAAGGTGCATCTGTTAACTTTTATGTTAATAAAGATGCTAAGATTGGTTAGCGAAAAACAAGccctaaataaaatgtttaccggataaaatgaaaagcagaCTCCTAGAGTGTACAGCTGAACGCTGAACAACACAGTGGTCACTCAAAGCATCCACACTCAAGACTTTAAGCCTttagaaaaagtaaagaaagaacCCCCCCCCTCAGCTAGCTATCAGCTAGAGTCAATGTTTgtgtaccaggctgtaaacatgtttattactgctgtaaagttgggcattttaacaTTGGAGTCTATGGGGACTGACTCGCTTTTGGGGAAAGcatcaagtggccatttgaggaatGGCAGTTTTTTTGCACTTAGGCGGGAAGTTTTAAGGACTGGATGTTGCTGTTTTGGCTGGTGTGGACCATGGATGTATTTAACAGAGATGCCTTCAAAGATGGCATAGAAAAACAGCTACGTAGCTACTAGAGGTCTGAAACGTTAGATGGACTACAGCTGTTATTTCAGACATAGATACTGTTCTGGTATTTATCGCCACGGTATGCATGcttttgtgaaaacattttgcGTAACTTTTACCTTTCCCACCATGGCTACTTAAGGAAAAGATGAGAgccactcacatgcacacactccgACCTCGAATCTGGGCTTGTCGGCTGAGAAGTCACAGTACATGCTCTTGTGCGGGTCGCAGACGTCCCTCTCGTTGCACGGCTCTCCGATCTGCCTGGCACAGCTCTTGCAGCAGCCGCACCCGTCCAGGACGGAGCTCACCCCCGGGGCGCAGTAGGGTCTCTGTCGACACTTGCAGGGCCACTGGCAGAATTGCCGCCTCTCGGCCACAGCCCGCACGTCTCGAGGAGCCAGCTGCCCATTGTTCTGAGCCCTGCTGAAGCactgggagaggaggaagaggtccattcattcttttttttttcttttttttactggagctttgtttgatgtttgatgtttgatgatTTGCAAACATCACTCTTCTGGTGGAGTGGAATGGGAGCTAAAGCATCCTGCAGCTTTGGAAATCTATATAAAAATGCTGAATGTGACATTCTGAACCACACATTCTTGGACTTAGAAGggctttattctgtttattcttgacacagcagcagctgctgctacTGTGTCTAATTTtgatctgaaaatgtaaaaaagaatcCAGCTTAACACTTTTGCtcagcacacccacacacctcAATAACATCTTTTGAATTTAGACTTGCAGAGCTGGCTTTCAGTATGTAGCAGGAAATGTTGAATGAACAGTAATGCCATTGAATTCATCAATGCACTCAACACTTTGGTCATGGGCAAGATATTAACTCTCTGTTACCATGGTTATTCATAGCTATAGTTATAGACACATCACATGTAGGTACAAGGTTATGCATCATAAGCATGGTTCCCAAAGGTTGGTTTTTAGGGATTTTGGACAACATCTCCCCAGACCTGGACTATGGTATAGGACAGGGTATCTCTAAGACTAGTAGCCTCTAGTACAAATTGTCAAACTTGTACATAAGATATATCATCATCTAACCTTGTGGTGTAACAGTTGGATGAGCACATTCATGCTCCCAATTTAGATTTAAATGGTGCCATGCCTTTACCTTTAGTGCCACCATTGGGGAGAAGCCTTTTAGCCACTCTTCCTGTAAGGCTCTTAGAAAAATAGTTCACAGCAGCccactgatatatatatatatatatatatatatatatataaatatatatatatatatatatatatatatatatatttttttttttaaacttcctgtTAATAATCCTAAAATGTACACTCTGTGTCAAATTTGCCTCAGGAAACTTTGTAGAAATGCTCCCCTGCTTCATGCCTCTTTGAATAATATATCCAAGCCAACAGTGAATGTAATCTATTAACGATTACTGTGCCGgtatcaaagcctgatatatctcCTTCaactgtgccatagagctccattgttgtccagaaACATTTCAGTGAGCCACACTGCTGCACTGGGTGAGAGtttccttcattaccatgaacacacacactgtagtttattttgattgCGTGCTACATACACAGTCCTTCTGTCTCAAAAACTCATCAGAACACCGAATGTGGATTAATCTGCTGCTAAAAATAGTCCCCCaaaaatgcactatttactcTTGTTTGACCTAAagactacagtgcccagctgtttacAGAGTTACTGAGCCGCTTCACTGAGGGTCAGTGTGTATGAGTTGGCGTCGTCTAGCCGTGAGGTCGCAGATTGCAACCATCTAAAACTTTTCCCgtgtgccaagcgtgtaggagaactaGTTGGCCAACGCAAATTGCCCTCTCTATAgccagtgttttggtttgtctgttctgggctactatAGGAACATGGCGGCATCGATGAAATTTGTCTACAAATGTTGGCATCTATTAAATGTGACATATTGCATTATGGAATTGTTAGCTGTTGTGGGAATTATTGAGGTGTATCCAACTTGCCTcgcatatttattttagttctcTACTGTCAgttacaagaaagaaaaaggaaagaaaaatgagcaaaacatttctttaaaatgcaaacacaaatcTTAAAGAAACAGTGTGTTGCATTAGGGGGTGATCTATtgtcagaaatgtaatatattaatgATTAAGTCTTCTTTGGTGTATAATCATCTCAAAATAAGaattgtgttttcgttagcttaaCATTAGCCATTTAGATTAGATCTGTAGTGGGTTCTCTTCACTCAGCCGACTgctgtgtttctacagtagcccagaatggacaaaccaaaatCTGGCTCTAAATAGGGCCATTTtgctttttcagatttttgcgTTGTCCCACCGTTGTTCACCTACACGCAAAGCAcactggagaagtttcagttggttgcaatctgtcAACTCACCGCTAGGTGCCGCAAAATCCCAAACACTGGCCCTTTGAGCCCGATCAGCCACAATCTCAACTTCTTCCTTTTCACTACTACCTCAAATGATGTGACACTCTTTTGAACTTtgtaattaaagtattttatctATTATCGTCAAACAGCCAAGGTTTAAACATTTCAGCCTATCTGCACATTGAGTGAGAAGGCATCCAAACTGTGGAAGCTGCAGATAGATCTGAGTGGTGACAGCCCAACAGTTTATGAATATTCTAGTGGTGTTTCCTGTAAAACTAATATGTTTGATTGGGTGGTATTTGCCATGATGCAATCTCAGCACGATGCCTCTTGTGCTACAATTCTTCTGGCGGCTGCTCAAGGGTCACTGAGCACTATGCCAAAAATCTGAAGCCTGTCTGCCAGGTTTACTGAATGAGCTCATTTCATGGTGTGAAAATGGGTGCTCGGGAGCTTTAAATACAAAGACCTCAGACTTCGCTCCCCTATTTTGCAAGTTTTTACTGCTGAAAAGAAGACCAACTTTAAACCCCCAAAAATACCATCAGAAATCTGTTTTTCAAATTACTTACAAATGGCCACCTGATTATTTCAGAATATTTATCGAATAGATGAAAAGGCTCATtcagaaagtgagaaaaacaaaatactcagttgtttttttctgtttctccatAATGAGTGCCCTCAAATATTGTCCTCTCAGAAACCCCAGTCTGTCTATATTGTCAGaatagaaagaaataaaaatgagaatgCTTTTCTTACCTGTTGAGCAAGGATGAGCAGGAGGGAACGGCAGAGAAGCGATAGCATCTCTTAAGTGAGAAGGTCTGTGTGAGCTCCAGGAGGGCGCAGGGGGACGAGGAGAGCTGGAAGGTGGGATTTAGGGAGGAAGACTAGCGGGGGGGAGATTGGGAGTGCTGACCTGTTGGAGAAGGGGGACAAAGCagccctctgtctcctctccaaaCACACCTTTTCCCCCCGCCTTACTGATCCAGAGGGGAAATATTTGTCTTCATAACTGCCGGGCCACTCCGGGGCCTTTAAGTCCTGCCCATTTGTTTATTCTCAGTCTGCGGACCTCGCGCACATTTACCTGGGTGCAATTTACCGTTAAATCTGTAGAACCAAATGTGACAGGCCACTACATAGCACTCAGCAAAGAACATACTGTCTGGTTCATTCTTTAAGGGACAAAAACGGGATTTGTGATTCAAGTCCTGGTTTATAAATGCATTCActgtatgttgtttgtttaatgtggTTCCTTAGCTGTATGGTCCCACTTAATGCGCACAGACATGTATTTAAGTTCACATTCCACTATTATTTACTCTGAGTAAAGAGGTCCCTCTCAGAGCCAGCCCTCCACCTCCGTCCACGTACAGCCAACGCCCCTTTGGGAGATCACATGGACAGACCAGAATAAAACCTGCTTATTACTAATTAGAGCCTAACCAATGCTGGATTTTTGAGTCCAATACTGGTATTTGGAAGTTCTGATGACAATATATCAACCGATATTGGCTTTActaaaaatatctcaacaactgttggatggattgagagagagacattcaTTGTTCTTAGGGGATCAACCACAATTACTTTGGAGATCCCCGGACATTTCCTCTTGGGCCATCGGCaggttatttttgtttcttttttttagcataGGTCTTGACAGCTATTTGAATTCCATCCAATTTGATAGAGATATTGATGGTGCCGAGAGGATGAACCCGGacgactttggtgatcctcaaCTTTTCCTGAAGTGCCAACGTGAGGCTCCATCTGTGCTTTTAATTGAAATACATCATCAATTTAATTTGTTCAATATTTTGGTTAAGGACTAAttacctgcaaaacaaatgacattcccatcatcctcagctTTATTTAGTTataattagctaatgttagtATGCTAACAGGTTCAATTAAGATGGTAAATTTAGTAATTCTTATTCCTGCTAAACCGCAGCTTTATGAGCTAGTTCCcatgctagcattagcatcagAATTGGctttattggccaagtatgTGTACACACAAGAGATCAGACTCcattttcttgttgtttctggaaaaaaaagtttcttgtGTCTGGTTGATTTGGAGTACAGTGTTCTGTAGCGCCTCCCAAACCAGTGATGTTTCCTGACTCTGTAGTTGTATTAATCCTAGATGGAGACCTGGCAGGCACCGTTTAGTGGACGATCCAAACCAAACTGTAATGGACATGCAGAGAACAGACTGGATTTTTGCGGTGAAGGTCCTGGGAGATGGTGGATCCAAGGAACTTGTAGGCCTCCACCGTCGACAAGTTCACTGTCATCTCCACAAAGGGTTCAGCAACCAGGTTGGTCTGTCCACACCAGCTGTTCTACCTTTGTCTGTATGCAGACTGATGGATGATGACCATTGTGTCGTCTGCAAACATCAGGAGTTTAACAGACGGGTTTCCTGAGGTGCAGACGTTGGTGTAGAGGGAGAAGGGCAGTGGGGAGAGCACACATCCCTGGGGGACGCCAGTGCTGATCGTTTGGGTGGTAGATGTGATTATACTCATGCTGCTGTTAGTTATTTATGCTAGTTATGTTGTTacgttattatgttattaattcaacagacacaaaccatgatcttttatTTCAACCGTTACCAATTAGTTTCGTTTCCTTAACCCCACCAATCATTTGACAAAGTTTAACACCGCGGaattgtgcatttctgcaagGGTCATATGgatttatgaaacatatttttcattcaggAATGTCAACAATTAACATATCCTGTGGTGTGCAGAAAAGTACAATcccaaaacatttgttttctggcGACTGACTACATCTAAAAATCTTGTTTTCCCGGCTGCGTAGTGTGCATCCATCAGTGTTTCTGCTGGTCACGTTTTCCAGTGGCAGCCAGTAGTCAAACAGTAGTTTCTGGATGTGACGTCAGTTCTGTCAGTACAAAAACTGCAAGTAGAGGAAGATGTAGTGAAAAAGCGTCTGGTTGCTGGCGAGAGATGTGATTAAT
This window of the Anoplopoma fimbria isolate UVic2021 breed Golden Eagle Sablefish chromosome 18, Afim_UVic_2022, whole genome shotgun sequence genome carries:
- the ccn6 gene encoding cellular communication network factor 6 encodes the protein MLSLLCRSLLLILAQQCFSRAQNNGQLAPRDVRAVAERRQFCQWPCKCRQRPYCAPGVSSVLDGCGCCKSCARQIGEPCNERDVCDPHKSMYCDFSADKPRFEVGVCAYLMAVGCDLNGAHYENGEGFQPSPLYKCTCIAGAIGCTPAFIQKPAGLLGPAPLMGNMPAGLRSGQSQKKHQQDTSYMSAYRDPPLAWKKNCLIQTTPWSPCSKTCGLGISVRVNNDNGKCEMRKDRRLCLLRPCEKSVMRSVKMPKGKTCRPKFQAKKAEKLKLSGCISTKKFKPTYCGVCTDKRCCVPNKSSLIKVNFTCKGGSNTQWKMQWITSCVCQRKCNDPGDMFSDLRLL